TATTTCCAGCAAGATTGTTGGAACCTACAGGACTGGTTTACAGGCTAAAGCTGAGCCATAACTCTGGGAAATGGATGCAGATGGAGGATGGCATGGAATAGCAGTCACTTCAAGGACAACCAACCCAGTCACTGACACTAAACCCACCTGGCTGAGGCCCTACCTTGTAGCTTAGTTGAAAGGGCTGAATTTAACCAGTGGTAATTTTATTCCACGAACATATCCTGTGGATATAGCAAGGCAGCAGGAAGGAGCAGGCGTCCTCAGTGAAACTTAGCTCAGATTCCCTGAAGGCCAATCTACGTCAACAGCCATAATGCATAAATATCTTCACCAAGGAATCAGAGAAATAAACCATTTACAACTGTTTGTAGAAGCAATATTTaataaccaaaaaaaacccagttcAAATACCCcaaaataattatgtaaatacTTGGTAGACATATGAACAAGGACAAAAGGCTTCTGCATAAACAAtgaaactaaataaattaaacatagaACTATATCAATAAATAAGAAAGTCACTGGCTGAAAACagtcaagattttatttttcttgggatTCCTAGAATAATTTCCCTCAAATAACCACTCCCCTGTACCCAGAAAGCTTTGGCCTGGGCTCCTAGACTTTGCTGCATTGGTCTTAAGACTTCTAGACTGCATTAGTGCTTCCAGCTAGTTTGACAGCAAATGTCACTGTTCCCCAGAAAGCAGCTCTTAGTGCATTCTAATTCTGTACAAGTTACTTAacttaaaggggggggggaggggagttgagaaggggcACTTAAAATAATAAGGCCACTCTAAGAATGTTCTTCCTCCATTTAATTCATGGTTGACATATGAATCTACAGAGTAAATATAACCTTCCCCTGGGTGCAAGGCTCAACCTTGCAGCTTCTGGCTGGCATACAGGATTCAGAGCCAAGGATGCTGCCTAAAAAGCTAGGCTACAGATGCACCTCCAGGAACCTCAGCCAATGAGGCTTTGCCAACCAGTAGAAGATACATAGTATCTAGCATGGTCTTGGGTCCTCCCAAGTTTTAGGAACAGGATCCCGGTGAAGGTAGCAGCCCGTATTTCTGTTGGAGGATGGCTGTAGTGTTTTCCAGGGcactgaggaagacagaagataaGAGTTTGACTTCTCAGGGCACCGAGCCTATCTGAGTAGCCTCTTATGATTACTgtcccactgttcaacaaatcCTAAAAAGCCAGCAAATTTAGTCCCGCCCACTTACTACCTTTCTGTTGTCGCTCTTAGTGACCCCAACCAATGCAAAATGGTAATGAAAATAAGTACTTTTTTTGGtcaagtttttgttgtttctgatttcaagacagggtttctatgtgtagccctggctgtcctggaactgttttacagaccaggctggcttcaaactcacaagagatctgcctgcctctgcctcccgagtgctgagattaaaggcacacattAACACCGCTTGGTGAAAAATCTGTCTGTACTCTAaagcttctcctttctccaacCTCCCTCACATGCCCCAGTGGTACAAGAAAGATACTTACCAGCCTGGGCGAATAATGCCAAACTTTCCAGGAACAGATAAGTCAACCACAGTAGAGCCGAGGCGACACTCAGGGCTCTGACTATCCCCAATTGGTCCTCCATCAATGACAAGAGACAAATGAGGCCAGAGGTCTTGGAACTCCtgtaaagaaggaaaggaagggcacGGCTGTATTATTACCCTGAATACATGGTTCACATTTAAATTGTGGCATCTTCTTTTAAGCAGTGGAGAAACCTCTTAGTTATGGTCAGCTAAGGGCAAGGGCACAATTAACACCCAGGATCCCATATGTACCAAGTCTGAAGCCCCCTTAAGTATGCACTCTAAGTTACAGTTTCATAAAGAAAACCTTAATGTAATAGAAGGAAATCCCAAGTACTGCAGGGGCTGAGGAGGCCTAGGTGTAAAAAGTGGCATGCTGAGTATGAGCCCGGTCTTTCCGTACCTGTGTGATGCATACACATTACTTCATTCAGGCCCCTAAAGCAAAGCTCTAGCAACCTGATCCTAAACTTCAGTGAAGTTAAGATCAGAGCATGGAGAAGAAACTAGGGTGGACTATGCAAACACATGCCACCAGCACTCAGTCCCTGGGCTGTGGGGTGTACTGTTAACAGAGCTAGATTCcttctgctccccccccccccccccccagttaggCCAGGGTCTTGGTGATAGGGGAATCATAAATACCAACTACAAATCAAACAATGACTGTGCTGGTCAAGGGTTGTTGACAAGGTAAGAACTTACTCCTCCCTCCTGGAAGATCCCCACCCGGACGTACAATGTATAGCTACAAAGAGCAAATAAAACAGACCCTGCATTTCCAAGACCCCAGGTCTGGCACAGAAAAGCCCATCACTTTACTGCACCTAAGGTGAGTGCTATAAGAACAGAGCGAAGTTCCTTTGCCTGTGCATCTGTTCTAAACCACACAGGCAACACAGGATTACAACGATCTCGTCTCAGGCCTTCCTGGCAAGCAAAAGTAAAGGAATAAGGTCAGGAGTCAAAAATTAGGTGAGGCCAGGTGTGCTCCAAAAGATCCAAAAATAGGGAGGCCTGAGGATCCTaattttgagttccaggccagcctgtgataCAGAGTGGACCCCATCTCAAACAGAAACATGCCCCCTCCAAAAGGAAAGAGGTCAGAAAGAACTGGCAAGAAGTTGGGACTGTCTTTTAATGGCCATGTGACAGAACAGTGAACTAATGTTTTAAAACCCCAAATTCTTCTCAGAGCACTGTTGTCAAATCTCTGACAACTACTTCCCTCACAAAGCTGTCTTTATTTCCAAtaatctgttctttttctttgagacagggtctctccatgaAGTCCAGAAACTTATTCTGTAAACCAGGgggcctggaactcaggctgcttctgtctgctgagtgctgggattaaagatgttcaCCTCCACCCCAGCAGCTTTTCTAGTATTATAGATACAAAAAATACACCTGCTCCCCCTTGGCCTATCAAGATAAAACAATTCCAacataagagcactggctgctcttacagaggaccaaggttcaattcctagtacgtACACAGCAGCTCATAATTGTGTGCAAGTCCATGTTCGAGAGCTCTGACACCATCatccagacatacatgcaagcaaaacaccaatgtacataaaataaaaataaatcattaaaaaaactaAGTGTCCCAAAATAACTCAGGCTGACTTTGAGATTTTCTTACCTTAGCCTCTTTGTCCTGGCATTACAAGAGCACTACCTGCTCCCTTCCAAGATTCttgcctctggatgccctcctctaaCCAACACCAAATTGGTAACCCTCTCACCTATGCACCAAAGGCCCAAATTTCTGCCAGGCAAATCCCTTTAGTGTCAGCCCTGTTGGTTTTGAGGAAACAGCAGTTTAACCTGCTGGGGCCAATTCTCACCTCAACACTCAGAGAACTGGTCTGGGAGCTGAGGTTGGCACTAGTGAGTGCAAGTGGTCCCCCAAACATCTGGGCCAAGTCCAGCATGAAGGCGTGGTCAGGAATCCGGATGCCGACAAGCTGTgaagcaagaggaagagagaatgtgaggaagGCATCACGGGCTTGAAGGAGGCTGGTTTAGAGTGCAGAAAAAGCTCAAATCTGACTCACAGGAGTAAAGGGATTCAGGTCTTTGTTGAGCTCCTCTGAGCGTTCCATCACCAGGGTCACAGGTCCTGGGAGCAGGTCCTCCAGGAGCTCCCTAGGTACTCTCACCTGACAATACCTGCAGGCAAAGGAACACATGTTCACTCCAAATCACCCTAATGGACCTTTCCTGGACTTAAGGCGGCTTCTGGAGAGGGTTCCTTTGCATGTATAACGAACAAAATCTACCTCTCTACGTCCTCTTCCTCGGGGCTCTGGCATTAGACTCAACAGAGTACCCCGGGCTTGCTTTCTACACGCCTGTCTTGAGGACAAAACCACTGCGCCGTGACACATGAATACAACCTCAATCTGTCTTATCTGGAAGACATTACTCCGAAACGGGCCTCCCCTCCGTACATCACAAGAACACTAAGAAGAGTGTCGTGCTCGCCTAACTCAGCGTTTCGACCCACCGTCTAGAGCGGATCCTGGCAAGCGTTAAGCGTTCCCAACAAATTTCCAGTTCCGGATTCCTCGATGAGCCAGGACAAGCCCCTCCCGCGCTCGGCGCCTCAGTCTCCCAAGGCTGTCACCGGAAACCCCTCCCGCGGTGCCGCCCCCAGCGGGGCCGGGTCGGGGCAGCCTCACCTGTAGACGTCGGCCACGCGGCCCAGGCACACGGCCAGCGGCTTGGCCTCGCTGCGGCCTTTGAGGCGATACACGCAGCTCAGGGCCGCCGAGCAGCTCGCCGAACAGGCCAGACCATACAGCGTGTCAGTTGGGACCGCCACCACGGCGCCGGCGCGCAGCTCGGCCACGGCGGCCCGCAGCGCCTCGGTCCAACCGGAGCGCTCGGGGCTGACGGCCTCGCTCTCCGGAAGCCGCAACAGCCGGGCCCCTGGCAGCGCCGGAGCGGGCGCGGGAGGGCGTAGAAGACGACAGCCACGGCCAGAGCCCGCTGGCCCGTCGCTCAGCCCCATGCCGGCAGCCACCGCGGCCCTCAGCCCCGCACAGGGACGCGCAGTAGACATCCGTCCAGACCCGCT
Above is a window of Arvicanthis niloticus isolate mArvNil1 chromosome 5, mArvNil1.pat.X, whole genome shotgun sequence DNA encoding:
- the Yrdc gene encoding threonylcarbamoyl-AMP synthase is translated as MSTARPCAGLRAAVAAGMGLSDGPAGSGRGCRLLRPPAPAPALPGARLLRLPESEAVSPERSGWTEALRAAVAELRAGAVVAVPTDTLYGLACSASCSAALSCVYRLKGRSEAKPLAVCLGRVADVYRYCQVRVPRELLEDLLPGPVTLVMERSEELNKDLNPFTPLVGIRIPDHAFMLDLAQMFGGPLALTSANLSSQTSSLSVEEFQDLWPHLSLVIDGGPIGDSQSPECRLGSTVVDLSVPGKFGIIRPGCALENTTAILQQKYGLLPSPGSCS